In the Bacillus sp. FJAT-42376 genome, TTGCCATCACCTTCGGATTTATCGGGAAAATATCGGCTCTGATCAGCTCGATTCCAACACCGGTAATGGGAGGCGTATCCATCCTTCTTTTTGGGATTATCGCTTCATCCGGACTCCGTATGCTGATTGACAGCAAGATTGATCTTGGAGATAAGCGCAACCTCATCATTTCCTCCGTCATTCTCGTCATCGGAATCGGGGGAGCCGTAATCAAAATTGGCCAGAACTTTGAGCTTCACGGTATGGCGCTTGCTGCAATTATCGGCATTATCCTGAATATGGTGCTTCCGGGCAGAGAACCTGCCGCAGACAATCAATTCCAGACTGAAACGGAAAAAAGATCAGCCGTTTCTTAATAAAAGAACCGCCTTTTAATGGAAGTCCAGAGAGACTTGAAAGGGTGTAAAGGATGGGCAAGAGAGCCCCTTCTGTTTTCACGCACCCTGAACCGGACTGGTCAGGGTGTTTTTTATTAGCCATAGGGAGGAATGAAGGATGAAGCATCTTCTTACGATGTCAGAGCTTGAAATAGAAGAAATCTTCCGGCTGATTTGCCGAGCGGAAAAGATGAAGGCGGGAGAAGTGCCGCTGCTTAACGAAAAGCCGCTTTTTGCAGCCAACTTGTTTTTTGAACCGAGCACACGGACACGCTTCAGTTTTGAAGTGGCAGAAAAAAAGCTTGGCCTCCATGTCCTCAACTTTCAAGCGGAAAGCTCCAGTGTGCAAAAGGGGGAAACGCTTTATGATACCGTCCGTACGTTAGAGGCGATCGGTGCCCATGCCGTCATCATCCGTCATCCTGAAGACCGGTACTTTGAAGAATTGAAGGATAAAGTGAACATTCCCATTTTGAATGCGGGGGATGGATGCGGACATCATCCTACCCAATCCCTGCTGGATCTCATGACCATTTATGAAGAGTTTGGCACATTCAAAGGCTTAACCGTCAGCATACATGGTGATATCAAACACAGCAGGGTGGCCCGCTCCAATGCTGAAACCCTTTCAAGGCTTGGGGCTGAGGTTCTGTTCTCCGGTCCCGATGAGTGGCAGGATCCCCTGAACCCCTATGGAGAGTATGTTCGTACAGATGAAGCAATAAGGAAGTCAGATGTCGTCATGCTGCTTCGGATCCAGCATGAAAGGCATACCGGAAACGAGCAGAAAACAAGCTCCTATCTGGAGCAGTTCGGCTTAACGCCTGAGCGGGAAGCAGCGATGAAGCAAGGTGCCATCATTATGCATCCTGCCCCTATTAACAGGGGAGTGGAGATCGAAAGCAGCCTGGTGGAGTGCAGCCGCTCCAGGATTTTCAAACAGATGGAAAACGGTGTGTATATCAGAATGGCCGTTCTTGCCAGAGCGCTTGAATCGAAAATGCTGAATAAAGGAGAGGATCATCATGTCTTACATACTTAAACAGGCAAACGTGCTGAATAGCGAGGGACGATTTCATATACAGGATGTGCTGGTGGAAGAGGGAAGGATTGCCGAAATCGCCGATTCCATTCAAAGGGACAGCGCTGAAATAATTGATGCATCCGGCAAGGTTGTATCAGCCGGCTTTGTTGACGTCCACGTCCACTTAAGAGAGCCCGGCGGAGAGCACAAAGAGACGATTAAAACAGGAACTCTTGCAGCAGCGAAAGGCGGCTTCACAACCATTGCGGCTATGCCGAATACAAGACCTGTTCCCGATCATAAAGAGCAGATGAACTGGCTGATGGAGAAAATCCGCACAGACGCTGCTGTAAGAGTGCTCCCTTATGCATCCATTACGGAACGGCAGGCCGGAAAAAAACGAACCAACTTTGCAGAGTTAAAAGAAGCAGGTGCTTTTGCCCTTACTGATGATGGGGTAGGTGTTCAGGAAGCCGGAATGATGCTTCTGGCAATGAAGGAAGCCGCAGCAGCCGGTTTGAGTATTGTCGCACACTGCGAAGATAACTCACTGATTAATAAAGGATCTGTTCACGAAGGAGCTTTTTCTGAGAAACATTTTCTGAACGGCATTCCATCCGTTTGTGAATCTGTACATATTGCAAGAGATATTTTGCTCGCTGAAGCTGCAGGGTGTCATTATCATGTGTGCCATATCAGCACGAAGGAATCCGTTCGGGCTGTGCGGGATGCAAAACGCGCCGGAATTAACGTGACAGCAGAAGTGACTCCCCATCATTTAATCCTCTGCGATGAGGACATTCCGGGTCTGGATCCAAACTTTAAGATGAATCCGCCTCTCAGGGGAAAAGAAGACCGAGAAGCTTTAATCGAAGGGCTTCTGGATGGAACAATTGACTTCATTGCGACAGACCATGCTCCGCATACAGCCGAAGAAAAAGCAGAAGGAATGAAGCTTGCGCCTTTTGGCATTACAGGGCTGGAAACGGCTTTCCCGCTTCTTTACACACATCTCGTGAAAACAGGAAAGGCAACCCTTGAACAGCTTCTGAACTGGCTGACAGTCAAGCCTGCAGAAATATTCGGATTGCCATATGGGACTCTTAAAGAGGGAGCGCCCGCAGATCTTGTCGTTCTTAATCTGTCAGAAGAAAAGAAAATCGATCCGCAAGAATTTGTATCTAAAGGGAAAAACACACCATTCGCAGGCTGGAGCTGTACAGGATGGCCGATCCTTACGATGGCAGAAGGAAAGATTGTATTTGATGAAAGGGGAGTTCGTGCATGAAACGAATGCTTGTGCTTGAGGACGGAACTGTATTTAACGGAACAGGGTTTGGAAGTGACCGGGAATCAATCGGAGAAATTGTTTTTAACACGGGAATGACCGGCTACCAGGAGATCCTCTCAGATCCTTCCTACTGCGGGCAAATCGTCACGCTGACCTACCCTCTGATCGGGAATTACGGGATCAACCGGGATGATTTTGAAACGATTACACCGTTTACCGGAGGACTCATTGTCAAAGAACATGCCGTACACCCTTCCAACTGGAGAAGTGAATATTCGCTGGATGAGTATTTGAAAATGAAAAACATTCCGGGACTTGCCGGCATTGATACGAGAAAACTGACTAGAATCATTCGGAGCCACGGGACGCTGAAAGGGGCGATCTGTTCAGGAGAGGCTGATCCAAATGCCATTTTAGAAAAATTAAGAGCCGTTCGTCTCCCAGTCAATCAGGTGGAGAGGGTATCCGCCAAAACGCCTTATGCAAGTCCTGGAAGAGGAAGAAGAGTCGTGCTTGTTGATTTCGGAATGAAGCACGGAATTCTCAGAGAGCTCAATAAAAGGCATTGTGATGTGGTGGTTGTCCCATTTAACACTACAGCCGATGAAATTCTTCAATTAAACCCGGATGGCATCATGCTTTCGAACGGTCCCGGAGATCCAAAGGATGTTCCGGAAGGCATTGAGATGATCAAAGGCGTGCTGGGCAAAGTGCCTCTCTTCGGAATATGCCTCGGCCACCAGCTTTTTGCTCTTGCCTGCGGAGCGGATACAGAAAAAATGAAATTCGGGCATCGTGGATCCAATCATCCAGTGAAGGATTTGCAGACAGGCAAAGTAGCCATCACCTCACAAAATCACGGCTATACAGTAAAAGAAGGAACGCTTGCGCAAACCCATTTAACGGTTACCCATATCGCGTTAAACGACCGGACCATTGAAGGCTTAAAACATGATCATGAGGCGGCCTTTACCGTTCAGTATCACCCGGAAGCATCCCCGGGACCTGAGGATGCAAATGGCTTGTTTGACCAATTCATGGACATCATTGAAACAGCAGGAAAGGGCGGGAGCAGACTATGCCAAAACGCGTAGACATCAAAAAAATATTAGTGATCGGATCTGGACCGATTGTCATTGGACAGGCAGCAGAATTTGACTATGCAGGCACACAGGCGTGCATTGCTTTAAAAGAAGAAGGCTATGAAGTGGTTCTGGTCAACTCCAATCCGGCAACCATTATGACAGACACCGAAATTGCAGATCAGGTATACATCGAACCGCTTACAGCTGAATTTGTCAGCAACATCATCCGCAAAGAAAGGCCGGATGCACTTGTGCCTACTCTCGGAGGACAAACGGGACTGAACCTTGCTGTGGAGCTTGCAGAGTCCGGTGTGCTGGAAGAGTGCGGTGTGGAAATACTCGGAACGAGTCTTGAAGCCATTCAGAAGGCTGAAGACCGTGATTTGTTCCGCAGACTGATGAATGAGCTGAATGAGCCGGTACCGGATAGTGAGATTATCCGTACTGTCGAAGAAGCTTTTGCTTTTGCCGCACAAATTGGCTACCCGATCATTGTTCGTCCGGCATTTACCCTCGGAGGAACAGGCGGGGGAATATGCAGCAATGAGGAAGAACTGGCCGAAATTGTTGCTTACGGCTTAAAAGCAAGTCCGGTGACACAATGTCTTTTGGAAAAAAGCATCGCAGGCTTCAAGGAAATTGAATATGAAGTAATGAGAGACAGCGGAGACCACGCCATTGTCGTCTGCAATATGGAGAACTTCGATCCGGTCGGTATCCATACCGGAGACAGCATCGTCGTGGCACCCTCCCAAACGCTCAGTGACCGTGAGTATCAGCTTTTGAGAAATGTATCCCTTAAAATTATCAGAGCCCTCGGGATTGAAGGAGGCTGCAATGTACAGCTGGCCATTGATCCTGAGAGTTTCCAATACTATATTATTGAAGTGAATCCAAGGGTGAGCCGCTCTTCCGCTCTTGCATCGAAAGCAACAGGCTATCCGATTGCCAAACTGGCAGCAAAAATCGCCGTCGGACTGACGCTGGATGAAATGATGAATCCGGTCACGGGCAAAACGTATGCATGCTTTGAGCCGGCACTTGATTACATTGTGACGAAAATACCCCGCTGGCCTTTTGATAAATTTGAATCAGCGAACCGCTGGCTCGGCACTCAAATGAAGGCGACGGGGGAGGTTATGGCGATTGGAAGAACGTTTGAAGAATCCCTTCTGAAAGCAGTCCGCTCCCTTGAAGCGGATGTGCATCACCTTGATTTAAAAAGAGCGGCACAACTTGACGATCTCCATATTGAAAAACGAATCCGCAGAGCAGGAGATGAGCGTCTCTTTTTCCTGGCAGAGGCCATCCGGAGGGGGATTTCAGCTGAAACCCTTCATGAATGGAGCCAAATCGATTTGTTCTTCCTTAATAAGCTCACCGGCATCATCGGGCTTGAAAAGCGGATTGCCAGCCATCCGTTTGATCTGGGAGTTCTCCATGAAGCAAAAAAAGCAGGGTTTTCGGACCAGGCAGTCGCTGAGCTCTGGTCATCGCAGGAAAGGGAAATCTATGAGTTCAGGAAACAATCAGGCTTAATGCCGGTGTATAAAATGGTCGATACATGTGCGGCAGAATTCGAGTCATCCACCCCTTATTTTTACGGAACGTATGAAGAAGAAAACGAATCCGCTGTTACCGCAAGAGAAAGTGTCCTTGTTCTTGGATCGGGTCCGATCCGGATTGGACAGGGTGTCGAGTTTGACTATGCGACGGTCCATTCTGTCTGGGCCATTAAGGAAGCCGGGTATGAGGCCATTATCATTAACAATAATCCGGAAACCGTCTCTACCGATTTCAGCATCTCGGATAAGCTTTACTTTGAGCCGCTGACGGCTGAAGATGTCATGCACGTTATCGAACTTGAGAAGCCGATTGGGGTCGTCGTTCAGTTTGGCGGCCAGACAGCGATTAACCTGGCAGATGAGCTTGCTGCCAGAGGAGTAAAAATTCTCGGTACATCCCTCGAGGATTTGGACCGGGCAGAAAACCGGGACAAATTCGAAAGGACGCTTCAGGCTTTGGGAATCCCTCAGCCGCTTGGAAAGACAGCTGTTTCCTCAAGGGAAGCCGCAGTGATTGCAAAAGACATCGGGTATCCAGTCCTTGTCCGGCCTTCCTATGTGCTTGGAGGAAGAGCGATGGAAATCGTCTACCGGGAGGAAGAACTGCTTCATTACATGGAAAATGCGGTGAAGGTGAACCCTGCGCACCCGGTTCTGATTGATAAGTATTTAACCGGCAAAGAGATCGAAGTGGACGCGATCGCAGACGGAGAAACGGTCGTAATCCCGGGAATCATGGAGCATATTGAAAGAGCCGGCGTCCATTCCGGAGATTCCATTGCCGTATATCCTCCGCAGACGCTATCGGAAGAATGCAAAAATAAAATTATGGAGTATACGATTGCTCTAGCAAAAGGGCTGAATATATCCGGGCTCCTGAACATTCAGTTTGTACTGTACAACAACGATGTTTTTGTACTGGAAGTCAATCCAAGATCAAGCCGCACGGTTCCATTCCTCAGCAAAATAACCGGTGTTCCGATGGCGAACCTCGCTGCGAAGGTCGTACTTGGGCAAAAATTGAAGGATATGGGATATGAAACGGGTCTTATAGAAGAAAAAAGCGGTGTGTACGTTAAGGTTCCGGTGTTCTCCTTTGCCAAGCTGAGAATGGTCGATATTACACTGGGCCCTGAAATGAAATCAACCGGTGAAGTGATGGGAAAAGATGCGACACTTGAAAAAGCTCTTTATAAAGGTCTGGTTGCTTCAGGCATCCAGATTCATAAATACGGATCGGTGCTGCTCACGGTCGCAGATAAAGATAAAACAGACGGGCTTGAGATCGCCAGACGATTTTACCGGATCGGCTACCAGATTCTTGCGACAAGCGGTACAGCAGATTATTTGAAGGAATTCGGAATTCCTGCAAAAGTGGTCAATAAAATCAGTGATCAGCCAAACCTGCTGGATGTGATCCGCAATGGGGAGGCCCAGTTTGTGATCAATACGCTTACGAGAGGGAAACAGCCTGCAAGAGACGGGTTCAAAATCCGCCGGGAATCGGTTGAAAACGGAGTGCCATGCCTCACATCTCTGGATACAGCAAGAGCGATTTTAAGAGTCTTGGAGTCGATGAGTTTTTCTACAGAAGCGATGCAGGAGCTGAACTCCAAACGGGAGGCTGTCCATTCATGATCGGAAAAGAAGAGATGCTTGTTGTTTCGCATGAGGAAATCGCCAAGGACATTTTTGAGCTCGTGCTCCAAGGTGAATTAACGGAACAAATGGAAGCGCCAGGGCAGTTTGTGCATGTAAAGGTTTCTGAAACAGCCATTCCTCTTCTGAGAAGGCCAATCAGCATTGCGCGGATTGACCGTGCTGACAAAACACTGACGCTCATTTACCGGAGAGGGGGAGAAGGGACAGCCCTTCTCTCCAGAAGAAATGAAGGTGAGCGGGTGGATCTCATCGGTCCACTTGGCAATGGATTTCCAGCAGACGAATCTGTTAAGGGGAAGAAAGTGCTTCTTGCCGGCGGAGGGATCGGGGTACCGCCTCTCTATGAACTTTCGCATCAGCTGAAAAACCTTGGAGCAGAGCCTGTACATGTGCTGGGGTTTGAAAACAAAGAGGCGGTGTTTTACGAAGCAGAGTTTGCCAGATTGGGCGAAACGTATTTTTCAACCGCTGATGGAAGTTTTGGAGTAAGGGGCTTCGTCACAGATGCCATCCGCGAGCATGGCCTCTCGTTTGACCGTCTGTATGCATGCGGTCCCACACCCATGCTGAAGGCGCTTGAAAATCTGTACTCCGATAAAGAAGTGTACCTGTCCCTTGAAGAACGGATGGGCTGCGGGATCGGCGCCTGTTTTGCCTGTGTCTGCCATGTACCCGGTGATGAGAAAGCCTATAAAAAGGTTTGCAGTGACGGTCCTGTGTTTAGAGCGGGAGAGGTGGTGCTTTCATGCTGAATATCACACTGCCGGGTTTAGAACTGAAAAATCCAGTGATGCCTGCTTCCGGCTGCTTTGGCTTCGGAAAAGAGTTTTCAAATCTTTATGACATAAGCAAGCTTGGAGCCGTTATGATCAAGGCTGCGACTCCTGAAGCAAGGTTTGGAAATGAAACACCCCGTGTGGCTGAAACGCCAGGCGGCATGCTGAACGCAATCGGCCTGCAGAACCCGGGTCTTTCGAGTGTCATAGAAGACGAACTTCCAAGGCTCGCATCCTTTCATGTACCAGTCATTGCGAATGTGGCAGGCTCGAGTGTAGAAGATTACGTCGAGGTTGCTGAACAGATCAGCAAAGCCCCCAATGTTGCGGCTCTTGAGCTGAACATTTCATGCCCCAATGTGAAAACAGGCGGTATTGCATTTGGGACAGATCCCCGTATGGCAGCCGATTTGACGAAGGCGGTCAAACACGTTTCCAGTGTACCGGTTTACGTTAAATTATCTCCAAATGTCACGAGCATTACAGAGATTGCGATTGCTGCAGAGCAGGCAGGGGCAGACGGTTTGACGATGATTAATACGCTCCTCGGGATGCGCCTTGATCTTAAGACGGGCAGACCGGTTCTCGCGAATAAAACAGGGGGGCTGTCCGGTCCTGCTATTAAGCCGGTTGCCATCCGTATGATTCATGAAGTCAGCAGGGCGGTTTCAATCCCCATCATTGGGATGGGAGGCGTTCAAAGTGCTGAGGATGTGCTGGAGTTCCTTTATGCGGGTGCGAGTGCGGTAGCGGTCGGAACGGCAAACTTCGTGAATCCGTTCATCTGTTCTGAAATCATTGATGCTCTGCCAGGCGTTCTGAAACAGTATGGATTCAGCCATATCCGGGAGTGTATAGGAAGGAGTCATGAGGATGTCCGCAAACCCGATTATCATCGCGCTTGATTTTAGCAGCAAAGCTGAAACAGCGGCCTTTTTGAAAAAAATGGGCCGGCAAAAACTGTTTGTAAAGACGGGAATGGAGCTTTTTTATAAAGAGGGTCCTGCCATCGTTGAATGGCTGAAATCAGAGGGACATGAGGTGTTCCTTGATTTGAAGCTTCATGATATCCCGAATACAGTGAACAAGGCCATGAAGGTACTCGCTTCACTTCAGCCGGATTTGATCAATGTTCATGCGGCCGGTGGCAGAGCGATGATGGAAGCGGCCGTTGAGGGACTGGAAGCAGGTACGCCCGCTGGCTTCAAACGTCCGCGTTTAATCGGTGTCACTCAGCTGACAAGTACATCGGATGAAATGCTTCATCATGAGCTTCTGATTACCAGGGAGATGGATGAAACGGTCATGCACTATGCAGGGAATGTGAAACGGGCCGGACTGGATGGAATTGTATGCAGTGTATGGGAATCAAACCGGGTCAAGGCTGCTTTTGGCGGAGAGTTCATCACCGTCACCCCGGGAATCCGGCTTGCCGGTGATGCAGCAGGAGATCAGAGCCGAATCGCCACACCTGAAAAAGCGAGAGCGGAACGCGTGACGCATATCGTGGCGGGCCGCAGCATCACGGAGAAGGAAGACCCGCTGAAAGCCTATCAGCAAATGCAAAAAAACTGGGAGGAAGTACATAGATGAAAGAACAAATTGCAGCATCCTTACTTGAAATCGGTGCAGTCACCCTGAAACCGAATGATCCCTTTACATGGTCGAGCGGTATGCTCTCTCCCATTTATTGCGATAATCGGCTAACATTATCTTATCCTGAGATTCGAAGCGGCATTGCAAAAGGGCTCGCCCGTCTAATCCAGTCAAGCTATCCGGATGCAACTTTGATTGCTGGAACAGCAACAGCGGGGATCGCTCATGCGGCGCTTGTGAGTGATATCCTCGGATTGCCAATGTGCTACGTGCGGGGAAGTGCAAAAGGGCACGGGAAAGGAAATATGATTGAAGGCTTAGCAGGAGAAGGCGACCGTGCTGTCGTGATTGAAGATCTGATTTCAACTGGCGGAAGCTCCATCCATACGGTCCAGGCATTAAGAGCTGCTGGAGCGGATGTGCTGGGGGTCGCTGCCATTTTCACATATGAGTTTGATCAAGCCGATCAAAACTTCAGCAAGGAACGGATTTCCTATCGGACACTGACCGATTATTCAACCCTTATTCAAATCGCAGAGCGGGAAAAACGAATTGAAAAAGACGATATAAATAAGCTGAAACTGTGGAGAAAAGAACCCTCATCTTTAAGCTGGAGAGAGGAATTTTCCAGGTAAGTGAATAGGGTGTGATGACAGGGGAAAGTCGATGAGCTATGTGATTTCCAGCGCGGAAAAGTCCGTTTACGGGGAGGTGTTCGAGTTTGCCTTTCCGGATAACGGCGCTGGAATTATATCCAATGGTTCTTTGGAAGGATGCTGAACAGGGCTAAGAATGTCTACATCTAATAGAATTATTGAAATAGATAAAGGGGCTTCACGCAGCCAGTCAGGTTCTAAAAAACCGGTCTTTATATGAATCTCCCTGCTTGTTCATAAGAACCAGATGAGAACGGATAGGGTGAATCCTGAGACGCCAATGAAGAAAAAACTCGCATGAAACCAATAGGCAAGCTGACGTTCCGGAAGCTTCTTTTCAAGAAGGTTCCAATACCACAATCCGGCAGCTGAGAATAACCGCAGCCCGCCGCTTGCGGTTATTTTCAATTCCTGCAGGGATTGTCTGCTCAAAGGAGCTGCGAAAGCATAAGAAAATCCTAAGGCAGATAGGATGAAGCCCACTAAGGCAAAAAACGCTTTACTGATCATGTCACCGGCTCCTTTAAAAATTCAAGTGAAGAAAAGGATGAACTGGACTGGTCCGGTTTGCGGAAAACAAAAGGAATGTCATGTTTGAAAATCGGACCTCCATATACAAAGGTATGAAATTCTCCGTTTTCTCCGCATGGGTCAGTGCCTGTGTGAACACTTTTCAAAAAAGAATCGTTATAAAGCCGGCCTAATTGGGAAAAAGGGACTTTGGATTCATCTATTCCGCTGATGATGGCTTTAAACCCATTCCGGATAAAATGTGAGGCAAGAGCTTCAGTTTCTTCTCCCCAAAGCGGAAAAACAGCCTTCACGCTATATTTGGATACAAGCTCTTCTCTAAAATATTTGATGTCTTCAAGAAATATGTCGCCGAATGCTGCGGCCTCTGCGCGATTTTCTTTC is a window encoding:
- a CDS encoding aspartate carbamoyltransferase catalytic subunit, whose amino-acid sequence is MKHLLTMSELEIEEIFRLICRAEKMKAGEVPLLNEKPLFAANLFFEPSTRTRFSFEVAEKKLGLHVLNFQAESSSVQKGETLYDTVRTLEAIGAHAVIIRHPEDRYFEELKDKVNIPILNAGDGCGHHPTQSLLDLMTIYEEFGTFKGLTVSIHGDIKHSRVARSNAETLSRLGAEVLFSGPDEWQDPLNPYGEYVRTDEAIRKSDVVMLLRIQHERHTGNEQKTSSYLEQFGLTPEREAAMKQGAIIMHPAPINRGVEIESSLVECSRSRIFKQMENGVYIRMAVLARALESKMLNKGEDHHVLHT
- a CDS encoding dihydroorotase, with amino-acid sequence MSYILKQANVLNSEGRFHIQDVLVEEGRIAEIADSIQRDSAEIIDASGKVVSAGFVDVHVHLREPGGEHKETIKTGTLAAAKGGFTTIAAMPNTRPVPDHKEQMNWLMEKIRTDAAVRVLPYASITERQAGKKRTNFAELKEAGAFALTDDGVGVQEAGMMLLAMKEAAAAGLSIVAHCEDNSLINKGSVHEGAFSEKHFLNGIPSVCESVHIARDILLAEAAGCHYHVCHISTKESVRAVRDAKRAGINVTAEVTPHHLILCDEDIPGLDPNFKMNPPLRGKEDREALIEGLLDGTIDFIATDHAPHTAEEKAEGMKLAPFGITGLETAFPLLYTHLVKTGKATLEQLLNWLTVKPAEIFGLPYGTLKEGAPADLVVLNLSEEKKIDPQEFVSKGKNTPFAGWSCTGWPILTMAEGKIVFDERGVRA
- a CDS encoding carbamoyl phosphate synthase small subunit; translated protein: MKRMLVLEDGTVFNGTGFGSDRESIGEIVFNTGMTGYQEILSDPSYCGQIVTLTYPLIGNYGINRDDFETITPFTGGLIVKEHAVHPSNWRSEYSLDEYLKMKNIPGLAGIDTRKLTRIIRSHGTLKGAICSGEADPNAILEKLRAVRLPVNQVERVSAKTPYASPGRGRRVVLVDFGMKHGILRELNKRHCDVVVVPFNTTADEILQLNPDGIMLSNGPGDPKDVPEGIEMIKGVLGKVPLFGICLGHQLFALACGADTEKMKFGHRGSNHPVKDLQTGKVAITSQNHGYTVKEGTLAQTHLTVTHIALNDRTIEGLKHDHEAAFTVQYHPEASPGPEDANGLFDQFMDIIETAGKGGSRLCQNA
- the carB gene encoding carbamoyl-phosphate synthase large subunit, yielding MPKRVDIKKILVIGSGPIVIGQAAEFDYAGTQACIALKEEGYEVVLVNSNPATIMTDTEIADQVYIEPLTAEFVSNIIRKERPDALVPTLGGQTGLNLAVELAESGVLEECGVEILGTSLEAIQKAEDRDLFRRLMNELNEPVPDSEIIRTVEEAFAFAAQIGYPIIVRPAFTLGGTGGGICSNEEELAEIVAYGLKASPVTQCLLEKSIAGFKEIEYEVMRDSGDHAIVVCNMENFDPVGIHTGDSIVVAPSQTLSDREYQLLRNVSLKIIRALGIEGGCNVQLAIDPESFQYYIIEVNPRVSRSSALASKATGYPIAKLAAKIAVGLTLDEMMNPVTGKTYACFEPALDYIVTKIPRWPFDKFESANRWLGTQMKATGEVMAIGRTFEESLLKAVRSLEADVHHLDLKRAAQLDDLHIEKRIRRAGDERLFFLAEAIRRGISAETLHEWSQIDLFFLNKLTGIIGLEKRIASHPFDLGVLHEAKKAGFSDQAVAELWSSQEREIYEFRKQSGLMPVYKMVDTCAAEFESSTPYFYGTYEEENESAVTARESVLVLGSGPIRIGQGVEFDYATVHSVWAIKEAGYEAIIINNNPETVSTDFSISDKLYFEPLTAEDVMHVIELEKPIGVVVQFGGQTAINLADELAARGVKILGTSLEDLDRAENRDKFERTLQALGIPQPLGKTAVSSREAAVIAKDIGYPVLVRPSYVLGGRAMEIVYREEELLHYMENAVKVNPAHPVLIDKYLTGKEIEVDAIADGETVVIPGIMEHIERAGVHSGDSIAVYPPQTLSEECKNKIMEYTIALAKGLNISGLLNIQFVLYNNDVFVLEVNPRSSRTVPFLSKITGVPMANLAAKVVLGQKLKDMGYETGLIEEKSGVYVKVPVFSFAKLRMVDITLGPEMKSTGEVMGKDATLEKALYKGLVASGIQIHKYGSVLLTVADKDKTDGLEIARRFYRIGYQILATSGTADYLKEFGIPAKVVNKISDQPNLLDVIRNGEAQFVINTLTRGKQPARDGFKIRRESVENGVPCLTSLDTARAILRVLESMSFSTEAMQELNSKREAVHS
- a CDS encoding dihydroorotate dehydrogenase electron transfer subunit; translated protein: MIGKEEMLVVSHEEIAKDIFELVLQGELTEQMEAPGQFVHVKVSETAIPLLRRPISIARIDRADKTLTLIYRRGGEGTALLSRRNEGERVDLIGPLGNGFPADESVKGKKVLLAGGGIGVPPLYELSHQLKNLGAEPVHVLGFENKEAVFYEAEFARLGETYFSTADGSFGVRGFVTDAIREHGLSFDRLYACGPTPMLKALENLYSDKEVYLSLEERMGCGIGACFACVCHVPGDEKAYKKVCSDGPVFRAGEVVLSC
- a CDS encoding dihydroorotate dehydrogenase, whose amino-acid sequence is MLNITLPGLELKNPVMPASGCFGFGKEFSNLYDISKLGAVMIKAATPEARFGNETPRVAETPGGMLNAIGLQNPGLSSVIEDELPRLASFHVPVIANVAGSSVEDYVEVAEQISKAPNVAALELNISCPNVKTGGIAFGTDPRMAADLTKAVKHVSSVPVYVKLSPNVTSITEIAIAAEQAGADGLTMINTLLGMRLDLKTGRPVLANKTGGLSGPAIKPVAIRMIHEVSRAVSIPIIGMGGVQSAEDVLEFLYAGASAVAVGTANFVNPFICSEIIDALPGVLKQYGFSHIRECIGRSHEDVRKPDYHRA
- the pyrF gene encoding orotidine-5'-phosphate decarboxylase, which translates into the protein MSANPIIIALDFSSKAETAAFLKKMGRQKLFVKTGMELFYKEGPAIVEWLKSEGHEVFLDLKLHDIPNTVNKAMKVLASLQPDLINVHAAGGRAMMEAAVEGLEAGTPAGFKRPRLIGVTQLTSTSDEMLHHELLITREMDETVMHYAGNVKRAGLDGIVCSVWESNRVKAAFGGEFITVTPGIRLAGDAAGDQSRIATPEKARAERVTHIVAGRSITEKEDPLKAYQQMQKNWEEVHR
- the pyrE gene encoding orotate phosphoribosyltransferase, producing MKEQIAASLLEIGAVTLKPNDPFTWSSGMLSPIYCDNRLTLSYPEIRSGIAKGLARLIQSSYPDATLIAGTATAGIAHAALVSDILGLPMCYVRGSAKGHGKGNMIEGLAGEGDRAVVIEDLISTGGSSIHTVQALRAAGADVLGVAAIFTYEFDQADQNFSKERISYRTLTDYSTLIQIAEREKRIEKDDINKLKLWRKEPSSLSWREEFSR
- a CDS encoding adenine nucleotide alpha hydrolase, with amino-acid sequence MKKIMVSWSGGKDSTLMLAKLLQDPEYEVSGLFTSINKEAGLVPFHGIPVHLLAEQAASLNLPIDFIPLPPAPSNKEYEDSMGDFLKSMKENRAEAAAFGDIFLEDIKYFREELVSKYSVKAVFPLWGEETEALASHFIRNGFKAIISGIDESKVPFSQLGRLYNDSFLKSVHTGTDPCGENGEFHTFVYGGPIFKHDIPFVFRKPDQSSSSFSSLEFLKEPVT